Proteins encoded in a region of the Populus alba chromosome 13, ASM523922v2, whole genome shotgun sequence genome:
- the LOC118042433 gene encoding NADH--cytochrome b5 reductase 1 isoform X2: protein MDLEFLHTLDVQILGAVAVAIVAIVIGAVFLFSSKKPKGCLDPENFKQFKLVKRVQLSHNVAKFTFALPTPTSVLGLPIGQHISCKGKDGQGEEVIKPYTPTTLDSDVGQFELVIKMYPQGRMSHHFRELQVGDYLAVKGPKGRFRYQPGQVRAFGMLAGGSGITPMFQVARAILENPNDKTKVHLIYANVTYEDILLKEELDTLAERYSSHFNVYYVLNQPPETWDGGVGFVSKEMIQTYCPAPAPDIKILRCGPPPMNKAMAAHLEALGYAPEMLFQF, encoded by the exons ATGGATTTGGAATTCTTGCACACACTTGATGTTCAGATTCTTGGGGCTGTAGCTGTGGCTATTGTGGCCATTGTTATTGGTGCtgtctttctcttctcctccaaaAAGCCCAAAG GCTGCTTAGATCCAGAAAATTTCAAGCAGTTTAAACTTGTCAAGCGTGTTCAGTTGAGCCACAATGTGGCAAAGTTCACATTTGCACTTCCTACACCTACTTCTGTTTTAGGCCTTCCCATTGGACAGCATATAAGTTGCAA GGGTAAGGATGGTCAAGGTGAAGAGGTTATCAAACCTTACACCCCAACTACATTGGATTCTGATGTTGGACAATTCGAATTAGTCATTAAG ATGTATCCACAAGGAAGGATGTCCCATCATTTCAGAGAGTTGCAAGTCGGTGATTATCTTGCTGTCAAGGGACCCAAG GGCCGATTTAGGTATCAACCTGGCCAGGTTAGAGCATTTGGGATGCTTGCTGGGGGCTCTGGCATTACTCCTATGTTCCAA GTTGCTAGAGCCATACTAGAAAACCCAAATGACAAGACAAAGGTGCACCTCATTTATGCTAATGTTACATATGAGGACATTCTTTTGAAG GAGGAATTGGACACCCTTGCTGAGAGGTACTCTAGTCACTTTAACGTCTACTATGTTTTGAATCAG CCTCCCGAAACATGGGATGGTGGTGTTGGCTTTGTATCAAAGGAAATGATTCAAACCTACTGCCCTGCACCAGCACCTGATATCAAG ATTCTAAGGTGTGGACCACCACCTATGAACAAGGCCATGGCAGCTCACCTCGAAGCTCTTGGATATGCACCTGAGATGCTGTTCCAGTTCTGA
- the LOC118042433 gene encoding NADH--cytochrome b5 reductase 1 isoform X1, with product MDLEFLHTLDVQILGAVAVAIVAIVIGAVFLFSSKKPKGCLDPENFKQFKLVKRVQLSHNVAKFTFALPTPTSVLGLPIGQHISCKGKDGQGEEVIKPYTPTTLDSDVGQFELVIKMYPQGRMSHHFRELQVGDYLAVKGPKGRFRYQPGQVRAFGMLAGGSGITPMFQVARAILENPNDKTKVHLIYANVTYEDILLKEELDTLAERYSSHFNVYYVLNQVSYLSYARQFYCYLFFLFICLICSLYCLPFFIIETVVFSRSWCREVLEDCNLLISFFYDFFPSSATFPNTIDSGESPCLAWLYIENYTSTATPPHPTQPNLDEICSQFVGAQRLCWS from the exons ATGGATTTGGAATTCTTGCACACACTTGATGTTCAGATTCTTGGGGCTGTAGCTGTGGCTATTGTGGCCATTGTTATTGGTGCtgtctttctcttctcctccaaaAAGCCCAAAG GCTGCTTAGATCCAGAAAATTTCAAGCAGTTTAAACTTGTCAAGCGTGTTCAGTTGAGCCACAATGTGGCAAAGTTCACATTTGCACTTCCTACACCTACTTCTGTTTTAGGCCTTCCCATTGGACAGCATATAAGTTGCAA GGGTAAGGATGGTCAAGGTGAAGAGGTTATCAAACCTTACACCCCAACTACATTGGATTCTGATGTTGGACAATTCGAATTAGTCATTAAG ATGTATCCACAAGGAAGGATGTCCCATCATTTCAGAGAGTTGCAAGTCGGTGATTATCTTGCTGTCAAGGGACCCAAG GGCCGATTTAGGTATCAACCTGGCCAGGTTAGAGCATTTGGGATGCTTGCTGGGGGCTCTGGCATTACTCCTATGTTCCAA GTTGCTAGAGCCATACTAGAAAACCCAAATGACAAGACAAAGGTGCACCTCATTTATGCTAATGTTACATATGAGGACATTCTTTTGAAG GAGGAATTGGACACCCTTGCTGAGAGGTACTCTAGTCACTTTAACGTCTACTATGTTTTGAATCAGGTTAGTTATCTTTCTTATGCCAGACAATTCTATTGttacttgtttttccttttcatttgcttAATATGTTCGCTTTACTGTCTTCCTTTTTTCATAATTGAGACTGTCGTATTCTCTAGATCTTGGTGTAGAGAAGTCCTTGAAGATTGCAACTTGCTCATTAGTTTCTTTTATGACTTTTTTCCCTCCTCAGCTACCTTTCCAAATACAATAGATAGTGGAGAGAGTCCTTGCCTAGCCTGGCTGtatattgaaaattatactTCAACAGCCACCCCACCCCACCCCACTCAACCCAACCTCGATGAAATCTGCTCACAATTTGTTGGGGCACAAAGATTGTGCTGGTcataa